TCCTCGTTCAAATCACCATTTAAGAAAGctgttttaacatccatttgatgcACATGAAAGCTAAAAACAGAAGCTAAAGCTAGTAATACTCTAGTAGAGGTTATCCTAGCCACAGGTGCATATGTGTCAAAATAGTCTATTCCTTCCTTTTGTCGATAGCCTTTAGCCACTAATCTAGCCTTGTAAGCAAGAATAGTTCCATCAGTGGCATATTTCTTGCAAAATACCCACTTACAACCAATAGGTTTAGAACCTTGAGGCAAGTCGACAAGAACCCAAGTATTGTTAGACAATATTGAGTCCATTTCATCATTCACAGCCTCTTTCCAAAATGCAGCATCTCTTGATTTCATAGCTTCATCATATGTCTTAGGATCATCCTCTACACTCAGCAAAATTGGAGTTTTATTTAGTAGAGAATCTCTATTTCCTTCTACCAGAAAAACAATAGCTTGAAAAGACACAAAGTCGGGGGgcaattgtttttcttttctttgtctttgACTCCTCCTAGGTTCACTAGGAGTATCAATTTCTTTGCTTTTTGTACCACTAGAGGAGGTTGCATTTGGAGAGGATGGACCTATAGTAACTGTTGAGTCTTTAAGAAACTTATCTTCAAAGAACTCAACATCCCTTGATTCAACTATTATGTTTGAACCAAGATCAAGTAGTCTATAGGCTTTCGAATTTTCTGCATAGCCAATGAACACACTTTTAAGGGCTCTAGGTCCCAATTTAGTCCTTTTATTATCAGGGACCCTATAGTAGGCTATACAACCCCAAATCCTTAAATAAGACAGATTTGGTTTTCTATTTTTCCACACTTCATAGGgagaaattttagtttttaatgaAGGAATTCTATTATGAACATGACATGCAACTAACAAAGCTTCACCCCACAAATTATTTGGCAACCCTGAACTCACAAGCATGGAATTAACCATATCTTCAAGAGTTCGATTTTTTCTTTTAGCcaaaccattttgttgtggtgtGTATGGTGCACTGGTTTGGTGTACAATTCCACTTTCTTCACAAAATTTCGAGAATTTACTAGGGAAGTACTCACCCCCTCTAtcacttctcaaaattttaattttcttatacaattGATTTTCTACTAAAGCCTTGTATGTTTTAAACATACCAAAGACTTCTTCTTTGTGTTTCATAAGATACACATACACAAACCTAGAACAATCATCTATGAATGTGACAAAGTATCTATTTCCTTCTCTAGTTAGAAAACCATTGAATTCACACATATCAGAATGCACAAGATCAAGCATTTGTGTTTGTCGTTCAACTTTAGGAAAAGGCAACCTTATAATCTTGGCTTGAACACATGTTTCACATTTCTTATTTTCAAGGTCATTATATGAAATTAGGCCATCTTTAGACATAAATTTCAACACTTTATGATTCACATGTCCTAACCTACCATGCCACAAAAAATAAGAACAAGTAGAAGAAGTAGAAGCCAAAGAGTAAACAGAAATATCATTCAGTTTATTAATACTCAACTTGAACATTCCATTACAAGAATAGCCCTTCCTTACAAATACACCATTCTTTGACAAAATTACATTATTTGACTCTAGTACAGCCTTCAATCCTTTCTTGTTAAGAATGTCCGCAGACACTAAATTCTTAACAACGTCGGGAACATGAAGTACGTTGGGAAGGACCAACTTTTTACCGGATGTGAATTGAAGATGCACATCCCCTTTGCTATGAACCTTGGCTCTCACTCCATTTGCCACGACAACTTCATGACCTTCAAGAAGTTCATAACTCTTGAACTGATTCTTATCATTGCAAACATGAATTGCAGCACCAGAATCATACCACCAATCCTTTGAAGGCATAGGTGTCATCATATGAAGTTTAGTCACCGTACCAAAAGTCATCATTGCTACAATTTCTGCACACTCATCAACAAGATTAGCACTTGGAGcaacatttttcttttgtttcttgttgagTTTGCACTCGGCCTTATAATGGCATTTCTTACCACAATTGTaacaatttctatttttttcttattgTTTTTTGAATTAGTATTCTCAGGACTCTTTCTCTTACTACCAGAATTCATTTTCTCTTCAATCATATTAGTCTTAGGAGCATCGTCAACTTCTAGTTTTTGAAGTATTCTGGCCCTTCTTCAATTCTAAGATGTTTCAAAACACTAGATAAAGTTAAAGTTTCAGAAGTGTGAAGCAACTTCTTTTGGTAATCATTCCATAATGGTGGCAACTTAGCAATTATTGCACCAACTTGGAAAGATTCAGAAACTTCAACACCATAATCTTTAAGTTTAGAAACTATCACTTgaagattatgaatttggtccATAAGAGAAAAAGAATCAACCAACTTGAACTCAAAATATTTCTTAATGAGAAACTTATCTGTGCCTTGCTTTTGGGTTGTATACTCTCGCTCAATTGCAGCCCAGATTTCCCTTGGATTTCGTATTTCTTGAAACATATCGTAGTAACTATCCGAGAGGGTGTTGAGGATGTGGCCTCGGCAAATAATCTCGTCCTCTTCACGCTTCTGCCTTTGCTCTGTCACTTCCTCGGACTCACCCTCCACTGGAGcaagaatttttggaagattcaGATTGAGAATGTAAGCCACCTTCAATGCAATGGGGAAGAACATAAGTTTGTCCTTCCAACGGTTGAAGTTGGTTCCGGTTCCATCAAGTTTGTCCAGCTTAACGAAATCTTGGTTCATAACTTTAATGGCACTATCTTGGGCAGACTCCATTCTTGTCAATCAATCAAACTTCAAGATTGTAAAAATAATGATATAGAGGTACAAGATTGTATTGagtcaaaccagaaaaactcAAGAGAGAATTCTATAGAAATAAGTTTAAATAAATGGGGATCAAAACTTGAAGAATTCAAGGCATGTAATCACTTTTCTTGGAGTTTGATTGCCCCCACTATCTTGCTAATCCGGTTTCTGGGCAAAAACTCTAGGATACAATGAATTCTAATTAGAGAACCAAGTAGCAAGTTCTTGGATTTGTCTAGTCAAGAATAAAAATGCTTAAGTTAGTTTTCTGGTGTTCAACACATTGATTTATACACCCACAATCTTCAGAAAACTGTTAGAAACTGTTCACATATAACCTTTCAAAGGAACATGCAGTTTCACTGTGAAAAGGTGCTTCAAAAGGTGCAAACGTTTCCTATTTTGCAAACTACCTTAGCAACCTCTCTACAAGGTTGAAAGGAAAATAGGTGAAGGTAGCTTACGACAGGTCTGTGGaggtattttctattttttgtttgacCAAGAGGATTCATATTGTCTCTTTTCAActatttatattgtaatttggaaaagaaacaacaaTTGTATGAATAATAACATTGGTTCTatctgaagaaaagaaaagaatttcaTGTCTATTAATCTTGCTAGATGAATTTCAGGCTGCCCTGAAATTTGAGCACAAAAATAAACCGGTGGGTCTTATCAAAGATGATTATCCAACAGAGTGGCAGTTTTATGACTCTTCTTTCCATTTCCTTACCTGGTATCTTTTTTACTAAAGAACTGAAGTGAATCTCGTTTCTCGCTGAACAGCTCCCTTGGAGGTGGAGGAGGTACACATGCTGTGCCTACTGTACACTGTAAAGGAATACAAGGAAACTACTTCATAATTGTAAGATTGGAAGTGCAGAACGGAGGTATGTGCTTTACTTCTACTCCACAATGTGGGATGTATCAAATGCTGTTGTCTTCTTGTGCATCTATGAATCTTTGATAATTGATCACGTTTTCATAGGTCATGGGTCTTTTGTGGCCTATTTCGCTTAATGTATGGAGGTCCgcatgaataaaataaaaaaagacgGTAGGTATCTTGACAGTGTCCTGCTTTACACAGACAAATATCTTCTGAATCTTGTTTTGACGTATTTCATACATATATCTTCATTTGAAAGGAGTTTGTAAAAAGAATTTCAAATGTCATACTAAAAACTATAAAAGCTTAACTTTAGTAGATTATAACCATGAGATGGAAGCTGCTAAAGAGCATCTCCATCTGGCTTGCATTGTAGCAGAAGAAACTTGATAATCCACATAATCTTCCTTTGTCATTAGATTCCGGGTACTATCAAAAATTGTCTCTCAAGTTTGAATAATTGTATGGCGCTCTATCGCAGCCCAAGGACAGTTTTTGGTGTGGACTGTGAACTGATATTGATATCGCATTCCTCTTAGTTTGAATCTTCTACCAGCTTTAATCCTTGTTGACATCACATCCTAACATGCCTGGCCTCGTTGCAGCCATAAATGTAGCTTGTGTTCCAATAGAACATCATATTATGCCTACAACACTATCAAAGCTCACCCTGTTTCTGATACCTATAAGATTGCACTCTCGTTTTTTCTAATGCATATTAGTAatatgtcaatttttttttgctttgccTATGCCATGGTTTTTGTGGCCTGTTCTCAATGCCAGTTCCAGAGCTTTCTTGCATGCAAAATTTCTGATTCAAGGAGATACACTCAAGATTCTTAAAGTtgcttcaaaaattttgattagTCTAATTTGATGCCTATTGCATGTTGATGCCAGATTAATGTAATGGATTCCAAGCTAGCTCTACTAGTTGATAGGGAGTGCGAAGCTGGTTCGTTATTAGTGTTGTGGCATCTTATTCCAACTCACTGAATTTGATTATGAACGCTGGAACTGCATTTACAGGTCAAGTTTATGTCCTGGCAGAGTTTTCCTTGCATGAGGTAAATTCTGCCAATGTTCATGATTAAATGAAGGTTGCAGACCTCATTCCAGAACTTCTGTGGGCCACTAACTTCTGGAATGCTGGTGTGATAGGAGTGAATCACTAGAAAATGAACTATCGTATCAGCTCTCGCTGGCGCTGCTGATGGAAGCTCCCTTGTGGTGATGTCAAGAGTAATTGTGtagtttatttatttcatcTTGACACTTATTGTGATCTGAAGCTACAACTGAGGAAAATAAGCTTTCTAAATTCTGATGAACGAACAAGTAAGGAAGTTTACTTCAATGATAAAGCTAATTAGGTTCAGAGGTTTGATGAGTTAATGCCTCCTTACTAATGCAGGATGAGGCTTTTTTGTTGTTATAGAGCCCGCAATTGCATGTGTACGTGCTATTTGACCTTTTACGCATGGATGAGATTGAGCTATTTATTTCTGGTTGTGCTTGCAATTGCAAGTATTTATTTGAGTATTGGGCTTAACGAACTTAAGTCTGTCTTTTATGGTTGTGTTGGTTTATCAGGTCTTAAGTTTGTCTTGCTCATTGACTTTTTATGGTTGTCTTGGTTTTGCTTTAGTAGATGCTGCAtgttgtcttattcttgataagatcccttttcttttcaagcAAAATTATATGCAGATCCAAGGTGTGCGGACATTGTTATTAATTGATTTTTACTTACTTGTTTATATCAAATCTCTGATGCGAAGCAACTTCATGAAATTCTACAGGTACCATATACGTTGAGCAACTTTATATAGGGAGTTGTCTTTTCCATACAAATGGATTCCGAAAAAGTGGAATGAAGTTTTCATTTCATGTCACCTCTATGACAAGTATCAGTGTAGATTGGCCTGTGGTCATCTCTCCAAATTCTGATTTCATTGAACAGGCAAGTCTCATTGTCTTCTATTTGTGTGGCGTGTGAATTACTTGAAGGAATGAGGTGAAGCaatcttattttttctttttgtttatgGGCTGTTTTTGATTGTTGGAAGAAGAATTCCAGTGTTGACAAATGTGTTGAAGGCTAAACACAAAGAATGGTCTTAGTAACACCTTATTCAAGGACTGCATTAGTGCATTGTGAAGAACATTTGGACACTTGTGTTGTATCATACATATGGCCGATTGACTAAATTGATACTTCAAAGCCTTTTCTTTCAATTGAAAGTACAGGTTTGGTTTCTTTCAATTGAGCCTTTTGTAAGTGCTGCCAACCCAACAACCCAACTATTGAAACAAGTTCCAATATTGTCTTCTAGCATGCTTTTAAGCTTTAGCTTTTGGAATCAAGATGGTGGAGATGTATGCGTGTTTAACAAATGGTAGCTATCATAAAAAGAGTGGGGTTGCCAAAGAAAATGTGGGCCATTGAGCTATCATGCAAACACTTTAGTGCTCAAGGTACTCCAGATTAAGGATCTCAAAAATTTGTCATGCATTCATTAAAAATGAGTAAAGGATAATGCTAAGATTCTTTGTTCatgtttattcttattttatgaTTAAAAGTTGGTTTTCTGAATTTTCAGTATTTAGGAGTATTTCAGTAGTTTATATGTTTCTCAGTTCTCAGGATTTTTCTGAATTTAGTAGTTTGCTAATTTTATCCTAAGAGTTGAATAAGGAATTTGTTTCTAATTTGATTAAGAAAGGGTCTCATTCCTATTCTGAGAAAGGGATGAATCCTAATCACAATAGGTTGTGGCTAAGTATTCTCTTTGAGAAACGGAGGGATTAGGCTTTAACAAAATTCCTGTAGGGTTGTTGTGTTTTTAAGGGCTCTATGATGTAGGATCTAGCCTTTGGTGTAATTCCTAGCGTTTcctaatttgttcttcaaacTGAGCAATTTCCATTTTAAGTTTTCATACCTGATACTGTTCAACAATTCTTCTCTGTACTACTTAATTGCATATAACTGTGATCTCTAATCCGTAAAAAAAAGTTTGATCTCTAATTGCATTCACTGCATCAGATTTACTAGCGGGAACTCATTGCTGCGTTTGTTAAGTTGATATTACTTTGGATGAACATTTGCATGTTTTTACAGGCTGTGGAACATTTGCATTAGATTTACTTTAGATAAAGGTTATCAAGTCACTGTTATTTTGAGTAAGCCTGAGTGTGAACTTGGCTAAATGGCTCACGAACTTTTGCTGTCATCTAAGTTTCCATGCAAAGTTTCTGAGGTAAATATTTTATGGGACTTAGCATTTCTAGATTCATAATATGGGAAGTTGAAATAGCTAATTTGAAGTGAGGACTCCTATGTGAAGtttgttttctgttttgttGAGCAGGAGAACCGGGTAAAAAAATCTCTTCGTTTCTTGTTTGTGCTATGGACAAACATTGGGATCATTGCAATGATCCATTAAGATTTATCAGAGGCAGAAGATTTCTTCAGCGTGACAGATTTACTATAATCGATTTCCTATTCCCGCAGGATTTTTTCGTTTTCTAGTTGTCCAAAGGCTTTTCTGTGCTAATTGTTGCAAGTTAATTGCTGTCATTGATCATTGTTTCCTTCCTTTCAACCGAGCAATTCAGTTACTGCCACTCGAGAGTTATCAGAAGCAAttagtttgtttgtttgtttgttcatTCGGACGAATGTCTTCCAAATCAGAAGGCTGGCATAGGGAGGAGTATTAGGAATCATTGTGGCGTTTTTTCAAATTTGGAAGCTGAATTATGTGCTTTAAGGATTGGGCTAAGAATTGCAATGTCTCGAAAGTTTGTAAATGTATTAATTCAATCTGATTCAAAAGTTTTGGTTCATCCCATCAGGGAGAAAGGTGAAGTAAGTTGCCAGCTGAGCCCTTTGGTTGCTGGCTGTGTATGCTTTTGCAAAGGAGGAAGGCACCTGAGTCCAAAGTCCAAATTTTTAATGCACTTTTAGTCCTTAACGTTTTAAATTGTGGATTCAGTTTGGTTATCACTATTTATTTACAAATCAAATAGGTTCTCTTAAAGATATATAACAAACACAAGATTAAAagggcccaaaaaaaaaaaatagagaaaaagaaCCGTGGCTTTAGTATATATTAGCTCTACGAATTTAGTGGAGTCAAATGAGCCTTAGTGTGATAAAGTCAACATCAACTCTAATTTTTCTTACTTGAACTCAATGAACCACCTAAATATAAAATTCGAGATAGAGCTCAAATTTGAGTTTGAACCTAACTGAActcaacaaaaaacaaaaatcagttATGGTGTTTTTTAAAATGGATAAGACATGCATTTCACTATAATGAGTATTAAATATGATTATAGATCTTTTAATAGTCAAAAAGCTAAAATCAATAATCGACCAAAgagtagtttttatttattctaaTTATTCTCTACAATTACTTTCTACAATCAGTTTATGTGAAATCTAAAGCAAAGCATAACATGCCTTAGCCAAGGTTGTGTTGGAATATTACATGATTATTTGAAcctttttttggataaaatttaaaatttcatttcatgaaATCTTCACCAATGATAGAAAATACATTGGACATGTTCCTCATACACCTGATCTGAAAAATTACTAGATTTAATAAATCTAAAAGATAACAAAGATTACACTGTAAAAGTCCAATAGATCAGATTAATCATGAGCGCCTTAATAAATATCTATACATGTCAACACCGTGAGTAgagatggcaatgggggcgggtgccccCCGGGTAACCGCCCCGCGGGGGGCTCtcggggcgggggttggggcgggggcgggggcggggaggggaattttttccccccgtttagaaacggggcggggggcgggggagtatacccccacCCCGCcacctgcaaaaaaaaaagtatatatatataaatatatatatatataatatgtaatttaattagttataaacttatgataatgatattattagttaaatgtattatataatatatattaatgtatgtaatataattgatattatcaattatatgaataattagacatgtctactaatagaatttattaattagttatactaaatttactaatacatttatactaaatttctaattacacttaatagaataacacttttttctcaaaaaaaaagtacaaacacaataatgaattagtgattgtatttgtaccaaaagtgaaaacttgactattttagttgtatttatttcatcatgttagattgtattcaaataacttttgtttgattgtttttatgagtttcaattgtaaaattacaatgaataataacttgatgatgtgttgatattttagtatttgataatttattaaaatttaactataataaaattttattaaccccgcgacGACAATTTTAATAACCCCGCGGGGGCACCCGTGGggaagcggggcggggcggggggcggggcggggggagtgggaggcgggggacggggggaattaataggcaacggggcggggggtgggggaggggtcccccgccccaacctcGCCCTGTTGCCATCCCTAACCGTGAGATCTTTCTACTATCCAACTGGTTCAAATTCAAAGTCAATGCTATGATACGACAAAATTATCCAAGAAGCAAAAAAAGCACCAAAATCGATGTTTCTTGTTTTCAGTTTTTTTAGgctcaataaatcaaaaattaaaatatgaaaactcTTTGAGAACACAACAAAATAgattttttaaaatcaaaatctaAAATCAGATCTTGAAAATCAGTTGAGCAGAAATCCACACTATAGAAGTAaggtatacttttttttttgagtaaaaatTACCCATTGTTTAGGGAAGCTATATTcaacatggttcaaagtcgcagTCGCGGTTGCGATTGCATCCTGAAccgttccacatcggtctcggCATATTGGTCGCGGTCTCGGCGAGACgtgaatttttgaaatatttaatattctaaaaattgtaaaaaatatgataagcaaaaataattaaaaaattagtaaaaataataaaaattcgagtTGACTCGAGATGACTCGGAGTAATTCGGTGTGACTCGGCCGTTTCAACCCTTCACAGTGACGTTTCGACGAGTTGAGTATCTCGATATCCTTTCGTCACGGTATCGTATtggccgagtcgtcaccgtctcAGCCGAGTTTTCGAACCATGATATTCAAATGAACCCGCCATTGCTTAGGAACTAAACAAATATGGTTGAAACTTGGTACAATTAGTATtagtattatatatttttttttggagaaattaATGTACATTTACATTACAGATATGATTGTATTCATGTACTATTAAGATAATGTATATGAACAAAATTCATGTATACAATAAAGTAATATTAGTGAATATCAAATCAGGTAAATGTAGACGGAATTAGGAGATTAATCCATGACAAAACCCTGTGATTTTCAAAACTCATTTCTTCAAAATCTTTGAGACAAAGAGTTAGAAATTCCCATTAGCTGACAAAAGCAATCGAAGAAGCAGAATTACTACTCAATCAAGGTCCGTCTAAAATCCTCCCAACCTGGTTCTATTCCCAAGTAAATGTAAATCCGCTGATTCCATTCCCAAATTTATTGTTTTGGAAGTGCCGTTACTGCACTGTCAATGATGAGTCTTCAAAATAAAAATGGCTGATTAATTGCTCTCAACTTTTCATGCCATTGTTAATTGCtctgtttttcttattttttttcctatttctttgcctgttattattgttattggaaatgaaaggaaaaaaacaacTAGTGCTTCTGGAACTTGGTGATCATTGAAGTTCTTGTTAATTTCGAGACGAATTAGGTAGTTTTGTTAGCATACTTTATTGCTAGAGTTTAAGATTTGTGGAGTTTATATCAAAAAACTAATCGCCAAAATTAACTCGAACAGCCACTGCTAAACCAACAACAAAAGGCTATTCATCTACCTCTCCCCATTTTCAAAGCTCAAACCATGGCATCCTATAACCCAATATCTGATCATCCTCCTCTTTCCCCACAATCACATGATGAAGAAAACGAGGATGAAGAGAAAGGAGAAGAGGACTATAAGGCTAAATTTACTGCTGATGAGCCACAAACGGATAAGCCTTCTTCAGTTTCAGCCGCTACTACAGGCATGGCTTGGAGTGATGAGCAGGTGACTAAACTTCTCCAGTGCATGATCGAGTTTAAGGCTAAGAAAGGGGTTGATGCTGATGCTGATCCGGCGGCTTTTCATCAGTTTTTCGAACAGAAGTTTCAATTTAGATATTCCAAAAGTCGGGTATATGAGAAGGTGAGGCGTTTGAAGATGAAATATTGcaataatttgaagaaatttgagaTAGTTGAGAAGAAGACTGGTATTTCCAAGGCTGAGCTTCAAACATTAAACCTTTCAAGACAGATTTCAGTTGGTAGTGCTGGTGCTGGTGATTTTGAGTCGAATTATCCTCTTTTAAACCAGTCATTTGAAGTAGAGTCCAGAGGCGTAATGAAATTTGGAGGTAAAACTGCTGATGAACTTAGCTTCTTGAAAGAGAACATGCATTTGATTGGTGATGATAAAGCAAAGGAATTGGAGCGAAAGTGGAAGACATTGCATGCGGTGCATTTCTTTAAGAGTTTGGAATTGATGAAAGAGCAAATTAGTCTGGTGTTGGAAGCCACGATAGGAAAGAAGTAAATACCAATTAGCGGCTGGTTGGTTACTTTTTTGGTATTCAGGTATAGTCTTTTGAGTTTGTGGTTGTATTAATCCAGAAATTTGTAATCCATGATTTTTAGTCTAGCTGTGGAAACAATTTAGTTCCAATTCTGTCACTTCAGGTTTTATAAGTTCTTTTGAATGCTTTCATCTTTTCTGGTTGCAAGTCCAGTTATAAAGTATTACTAGTTTCTTGATCAAGTTGATCACTCCTTTTGTTAGGACCGGGCCAGGaaatagacaaactcaagttagcacaaattaggcggtataaccgaccatataatagataggcggtagataccagccatataataattaggcggtaaaaccgaccatataaagatggataacaaagcaaataaaagacacagaagatttacgtggttcggtcaaattgacctacgtccacggacgAGGGAGaagcaatatttctactatgaaaaagaaatacaaaagccgtaggaaagtggttcctaggccaataggcacttacaaaagagtttagaaaatattcctaaactcaaaacaagagagcctaaaatatttgactaaatggACTATATGACTCAAGaagctaatagcccatataactctcttgagtggtgctATTAACTTCAACATATGAGGCCTATATTTATAGGCGCAAAACGGAAGGCATCCTCAGCTCTCTTCCGATGTGGGACGAACCACAATTCTTTTGGTCAGCAATTGCGgtttcaacaaatctccaccttggtgAGTCCCCAACATCGATAATAGTAAAACTGCTCCACCTTCTTCACATAAGCCCCAATGGGCCAAAATCACGAACAATGAACACCAACCAAATCCAAGCactgcttgaacttgtaaactgGAAGAGGTTTCGTAAACATATCGGCTGGATTGTCCTTGGTATTGATTTTCTGAACAAGGACCTTTCCTTCAGCAATGATATCCCGAATGAAGTAATACTTCACATCAATGTGTTtcgtcctctcatgatacatctgatctttagtcaagtgtatggcactttgactatcacaaTGAATATCAGTAACACCTTGATATAGACTTAACTCGCTAAATAAACTCTTCAACCACaaggcttctttgattgcctcggtcacagccatatattctgcttctgtagtagacaaagctacgacaggttgtagagtagctttccaactaacagcacaaccgccaatgcaaaatacatagcctgaaagtgatcttctcctgtcaagatccccagcgtagtctgagtctacaaaaccaaccaaagtgttattatttcttccaaactccaaacatgcatttgaagtacctcgcaagtatctgagaatccactttacagcctgccaatgtgttttaccagggcaagacatatatctgctaacaacactgactgcttgtgcaatatctggacgagtacaaaccattgcatacataatactgccgactgcactggaataaggaacccgtgccatataattttcctcttcatctgattttggtgattgagcagcagatagccgaaaatggctagcaagaggagtagatactggtttaacatctttcatgccaaaacgctccaaAACTTTCTCAAGGTAATTTTTCTGGGTCAAGAACAACTTTCCTACTCCTCGATCTCGATTGAtatccatgccaagaattttcttagctgctcccaaatctttcatttcaaattcactatttaactgcagtttcaaggtgtgaatttctgacaaattcttcgtagcaatgagcatgtcatcaacatataacaataagtaaatgaaagaaccatcatttaacttccggaagtaaacacaactatcatacatgctcctcaaataatcatgacccaacataaaggaatcaaacctcttataccattgtcttggagactgtttcaatccatataaggatttctttaataagcaaacatggtctttcttaccttcaatttcaaaaccctggggttgtctcatataaatttgttcttcaagttgCCATGTAAGAAAGCTGTCTTAACGT
The genomic region above belongs to Coffea arabica cultivar ET-39 chromosome 7c, Coffea Arabica ET-39 HiFi, whole genome shotgun sequence and contains:
- the LOC113699924 gene encoding STOREKEEPER protein-like → MASYNPISDHPPLSPQSHDEENEDEEKGEEDYKAKFTADEPQTDKPSSVSAATTGMAWSDEQVTKLLQCMIEFKAKKGVDADADPAAFHQFFEQKFQFRYSKSRVYEKVRRLKMKYCNNLKKFEIVEKKTGISKAELQTLNLSRQISVGSAGAGDFESNYPLLNQSFEVESRGVMKFGGKTADELSFLKENMHLIGDDKAKELERKWKTLHAVHFFKSLELMKEQISLVLEATIGKK
- the LOC113699923 gene encoding uncharacterized protein, encoding MESAQDSAIKVMNQDFVKLDKLDGTGTNFNRWKDKLMFFPIALKVAYILNLNLPKILAPVEGESEEVTEQRQKREEDEIICRGHILNTLSDSYYDMFQEIRNPREIWAAIEREYTTQKQGTDKFLIKKYFEFKLVDSFSLMDQIHNLQVIVSKLKDYGVEVSESFQVGAIIAKLPPLWNDYQKKLLHTSETLTLSSVLKHLRIEEGPEYFKN